The nucleotide sequence GGCCATCGTTGAGGAAACTGAAGCCGCGCTCAGGATCGTCCAGCTGCGGCGAAGAGACGCCCAGGTCGAGCAGGATCCCGCTGACCTTGCCGGCCAGGCCACGCTCGGCGACCTCCGCCCCCAGCTCCGCAAAGCTGCGCTGCACAACGACAAAGCGGCCGTCTTCGGCCGCCAGCGCTTGCCCGGTGGCAATCGCTTGAGGATCCTTGTCGAATCCCAGCAGCCGCCCATCCGGGCCGAGCTGGCTGAGAATCAACCGGCTGTGCCCGCCGCGCCCGAACGTGCCGTCCAGATAGCAGCCATCAGGACGTACGGCGAGGGCCTCGACGGCCTCGTCAAGCAGTACGGTGATGTGGTTGAAGCCGCTATCAATAGTCACAGGATCAGATCACGCAGTTCGTCAGGCATGGCGCCCGGTTGTTGAATAGCAGCAAGGTCGGCGGCGGAAACCGCATTCCAGGCATCTTCGTCCCACAGTTGGAACTTGTTCAGCTGGCCCACCAGCATCGCGCGCTTGTCCAGCTTGGCGTACTCGCGAAGGCGCGGCGGAACCAGGAAACGACCGCTGCCATCGAGCTCGAGGTCGACGGCATTGCCGATCAGCAGGCGTTGCAGCCGGCGGTTTTCTTCACGTAGCGAAGGCAGTGCGCGCAGTTTGGTTTCGATGATTTCCCATTCATCCAATGGGTAGACACATAGGCAGGGGTCAACAGCATCGATCGTGACGATCAGCTGACCGGAACTACGCGAAACGAGCTCGTCACGGTACCGGCTCGGCATGGCGAGACGGCCCTTTGCATCGAGACTGATAGCGTTGGCTCCGCGAAACACGTCAGCGTTTCTCCAAAATCTAGCGTTTTACGTCCAAAAAACCCACTTCATGCCACTTTCCTCCACTCGCGCACACTATAGGAATGCGCCTACCGCACCGTCAAGGCGCGGATTGAAGGAAAAGCCTTATAGATCGGAGATTTAGGAGCGTTTCAGGAGGGGCAACAAGAATCTGACGTAGGATTTTTCACCTCAACCCGAGCAACCACAGGAAGCTGCGCGCACAAGTTAAAGTGATTTGTTAAGAGTAAGATTTTTTTGGTCTTAGGAAATGCGTCTGCCAGTGATTTCGGCAGGGAGGGAAAAGGTGGAGAGTCGATCTGTAAGCCGGGTTCTGTCTTGAACAGTCATTCGTCTACGATGGCCATCACTGGACATCTTTAGCAACCTACCCGGTCCCAGCGCGGGCCACGCCTTGGGACCCTATTTGGTCTTGCTCCAAGTGGGGTTTACCTAGCCACGAACTGTTGCCAGCCGTGCGGTGCGCTCTTACCGCACCTTTTCACCCTTACCGGCGCCGAAACGCTTAGGCGGTTATTTTCTGTGGCACTTTCCGTAGGCTCGCGCCTCCCAGGCATTACCTGGCACTTCGCCCTATGGAGCCCGGACTTTCCTCCCCCCCCTAATTCTCATAGAGGGCAGCGACTGTCCGATCGACTCTCCGCCGCGAAGGTTAACGGCAGAGCGCCT is from Pseudomonas sp. B21-056 and encodes:
- the mraZ gene encoding division/cell wall cluster transcriptional repressor MraZ — encoded protein: MFRGANAISLDAKGRLAMPSRYRDELVSRSSGQLIVTIDAVDPCLCVYPLDEWEIIETKLRALPSLREENRRLQRLLIGNAVDLELDGSGRFLVPPRLREYAKLDKRAMLVGQLNKFQLWDEDAWNAVSAADLAAIQQPGAMPDELRDLIL